A region of the Fibrobacter sp. genome:
GCCTTCCCCCAGTAGATATCATCGCCTCGCCCTTAGCGTTCCGCACAGGGTAAGCGTAGGTGGACATCAGTATCGCGTAGATACTACGGATTTTCGCATGTCGTGATGAATTCATACCAAAATTACAACAAAATAATTTTCGCGTCCGGACCAGGAAAATTTCCAGAAATTATGCAATCGTCAAGATGTTGCTGAAGCCAGTCACCTTGAAAATGTCGTTGATGTCGGAATTCACGTTCTTCACAATCATCTGGCCCTGCTTGCTCATGACCTTCTGGGCCATAAACAAGATTCGAAGTCCTGCCGAAGAAACGTAGGCCAGGTTCTGGAAATCAAACACCAGGGTTTTCACCCCGTCCAGTTTGCCCACGA
Encoded here:
- a CDS encoding STAS domain-containing protein, which gives rise to MQITKTTENDKLTLALEGRLDTLTAPLLEAEVVGKLDGVKTLVFDFQNLAYVSSAGLRILFMAQKVMSKQGQMIVKNVNSDINDIFKVTGFSNILTIA